One window of the Rhipicephalus sanguineus isolate Rsan-2018 chromosome 2, BIME_Rsan_1.4, whole genome shotgun sequence genome contains the following:
- the LOC119382242 gene encoding uncharacterized protein LOC119382242, giving the protein MSLAEPDAQLTLGTTMPQDQADTPNIGRNSHTADAPGDAVSAVSLRLPQYWERNPTVWFLQVESQFHISRITSQLQKFHHVVSALPPAAAEEVSDILVSFRTNLPAAPYDELKAALLDRTAASERRRIQQLLSTAELGDRRPMQLLRQMVQLLGSRAHAMDNAVLRELFLQRLPSNVQMVLVIASTMDLPSLAALADKVMEVATQHLQVAAVSTPSTRPPSSCAASNLTTATTSPSHIDHLCDRLEEIIVVATRQDYAPRRSRQRGRSSTPHRAGERDRSESTGPSLCYYHRRFGAEARHCLFPCAWTGNPPADH; this is encoded by the coding sequence ATGTCCCTCGCAGAGCCGGACGCACAACTGACACTAGGAACCACCATGCCACAAGATCAGGCAGATACCCCTAACATCGGCCGGAATTCCCACACTGCAGATGCCCCCGGTGACGCAGTCTCTGCGGTATCCCTACGCCTGCCACAATACTGGGAGCGCAACCCAACCGTCTGGTTCCTGCAGGTGGAATCGCAGTTCCACATCAGCCGTATAACATCGCAGCTGCAAAAATTCCACCACGTCGTCAGTGCACTGCCGCCTGCTGCAGCAGAAGAGGTCTCCGACATACTGGTTTCCTTCAGGACGAACCTCCCGGCAGCTCCCTACGACGAACTCAAGGCAGCGCTGCTCGACAGAACCGCTGCATCGGAACGGAGACGAATTCAACAGTTGCTCTCAACTGCGGAGCTCGGCGACCGGAGGCCCATGCAGCTGCTTCGTCAGATGGTGCAACTCCTCGGTTCGCGCGCCCACGCAATGGACAATGCTGTGCTACGCGAGCTGTTTCTCCAACGCTTGCCGTCCAACGTGCAAATGGTGCTGGTCATCGCTTCCACTATGGATTTACCGTCACTCGCCGCACTCGCCGACAAAGTCATGGAAGTGGCGACGCAGCACTTGCAAGTCGCTGCCGTCAGCACTCCTTCTACACGACCCCCGTCGTCATGTGCTGCTTCTAATTTGACAACCGCTACCACCTCGCCTTCCCACATCGACCACCTCTGTGACAGGCTCGAAGAAATAATCGTGGTAGCCACGCGACAAGACTATGCTCCACGCCGTTCGCGACAACGTGGCCGATCCTCAACCCCCCACCGTGCCGGGGAACGTGATCGGAGTGAGTCTACAGGCCCAAGCTTGTGCTACTACCATCGCCGTTTTGGAGCCGAAGCCCGCCACTGCCTGTTCCCATGCGCTTGGACGGGAAACCCGCCGGCCGACCactag